From the genome of Neochlamydia sp. AcF84, one region includes:
- a CDS encoding F-box/WD40 repeat-containing protein, giving the protein MVNNISSLLSPPTGEFLHHVDSWAISKIPDEVWIEIFSYLPVKDLAFSRQVSRQWRQLASDPLLWHPLVLKKFLFLPPLSHGKYTHSMYGNQAAYHVNVEGKRFVKFIEFDDVEGSGKAVFSPDSQWIVSSAKDNTAHVWNAFNGKRHQILEGHTGLITSITFSEDGNWLATTSADCTARLWKLESNKWLCKSSLKGHLKEVCSAAFFFRLQDDHGWLVATGSLDCDIRLWDMNTGKYLTTFMGRVRTPVKKIGFLPNGDNSMVVMEPGVNRAYFWSLDTSSAAVTRHYAACGHDSSFNFIGPFALSPDKKTGAFLLELGQLGICELDELEENQRILTIPPKPILCLAYSPDGESLAISFAEEPSQKPGFDVYHLPTDKVYKYEAEEIGESFNKIAYSPDGRWIVAGNSEWCALWRGNRERIGRKETPLYFISLPCNDNLNFSPNGRQLLIGNTVIDFFDIEGELIANGAVEEIKEEKRQATPEISMEETTHLESKKRKSRSDKSPKEEKEILYPAESSPLSTLKRRKKEE; this is encoded by the coding sequence GTGTCCAGACAATGGAGGCAATTAGCCTCCGATCCCTTATTATGGCATCCCTTGGTTCTTAAAAAATTTCTTTTTTTGCCGCCTTTGTCCCATGGTAAATATACGCATTCCATGTATGGGAACCAAGCTGCTTATCACGTAAATGTAGAAGGTAAGCGTTTTGTGAAATTTATCGAATTTGATGATGTAGAAGGGAGTGGAAAAGCGGTATTTTCTCCTGATAGCCAATGGATTGTAAGTAGCGCTAAGGACAATACCGCTCATGTATGGAATGCTTTTAATGGAAAGCGCCACCAAATCCTTGAGGGTCATACAGGTCTTATTACTAGTATAACTTTTTCTGAGGATGGAAATTGGCTAGCTACTACTTCTGCTGACTGTACAGCTCGCTTATGGAAACTGGAATCAAACAAGTGGCTATGTAAATCTTCCTTGAAGGGTCACCTTAAAGAAGTTTGCAGCGCAGCTTTCTTCTTTCGGTTGCAGGATGATCATGGCTGGTTAGTGGCTACAGGATCGTTGGATTGTGATATCCGCCTATGGGATATGAATACGGGAAAATATCTCACCACTTTTATGGGTAGAGTTAGGACTCCTGTTAAGAAGATAGGTTTTTTGCCTAACGGTGATAATTCGATGGTTGTTATGGAGCCGGGCGTAAATAGGGCTTATTTTTGGAGTCTGGACACATCATCCGCGGCAGTTACGCGGCACTATGCAGCATGCGGTCATGACTCCTCCTTTAACTTTATTGGCCCCTTTGCTTTATCTCCTGATAAAAAAACAGGAGCTTTTTTGTTGGAGCTTGGTCAGCTTGGCATATGCGAACTTGACGAACTTGAGGAAAACCAGAGGATCTTAACAATTCCACCCAAGCCGATCCTCTGCCTAGCATATTCTCCGGATGGAGAATCACTTGCCATAAGCTTTGCGGAAGAACCTTCGCAAAAACCTGGCTTTGATGTTTATCACTTACCTACCGACAAGGTGTATAAATATGAGGCGGAAGAGATAGGGGAAAGTTTTAATAAAATAGCTTATTCTCCAGATGGACGGTGGATAGTCGCTGGCAATTCTGAATGGTGCGCTCTCTGGAGGGGTAACAGGGAGAGGATAGGGCGGAAAGAGACCCCTCTCTATTTTATATCTCTGCCTTGTAATGACAATTTAAATTTTTCTCCTAACGGACGGCAATTGCTGATTGGTAATACAGTGATTGATTTCTTTGATATTGAAGGAGAATTAATTGCTAATGGCGCAGTGGAAGAAATAAAAGAAGAAAAAAGGCAAGCAACGCCTGAGATTTCAATGGAAGAAACTACCCACTTAGAGTCTAAGAAAAGAAAGTCGAGGAGTGATAAAAGCCCAAAAGAGGAAAAAGAGATTCTCTATCCAGCAGAATCTTCTCCATTATCTACGTTAAAAAGAAGAAAAAAAGAAGAATAG
- the hemH gene encoding ferrochelatase produces the protein MYHSPIGILLVNLGTPDSPQPKDVYKYLVEFLTDERVIDLPWLKRQLLVRGLIIPARYKQSAKSYQNIWTAEGSPLMVYGKRVRDALQKALGNIFYVELAMRYRNPSLEKGLLLLLNKGIKQLIILPLFPQYASASTGSVYQKCMEILKNQISLPKITFINSFADHPAVIQAFCHVALKNNLEEYDHFLFSFHGLPQRQVIKADKNNYCLKSQSCCQQACQENADCYSAQCHLTAHAIIKQLHLPTEKTSLAFQSRLGKDPWLEPFTPHVIKQLARQNKKKILVFCPSFVCDCLETTFEIGVEYAEEFKKMGGERLDIVQGLNDETIWIKALEKIVRENSSPF, from the coding sequence ATGTATCATTCCCCTATCGGCATCCTTCTTGTCAATTTAGGTACCCCTGATTCTCCTCAACCCAAAGATGTGTATAAATATTTGGTTGAATTTCTAACCGATGAGAGGGTAATAGACCTTCCGTGGCTAAAACGGCAGCTACTTGTAAGAGGCCTCATCATTCCTGCACGCTACAAACAATCGGCTAAATCCTATCAAAACATTTGGACAGCTGAGGGATCACCTTTGATGGTATATGGAAAAAGAGTAAGAGATGCCTTACAAAAAGCTTTAGGTAATATATTTTATGTAGAGCTGGCGATGCGCTATCGAAATCCTTCCTTAGAAAAAGGACTTTTGCTGCTTTTAAACAAAGGAATTAAACAGCTGATTATCCTCCCTCTATTTCCTCAATATGCTTCAGCATCTACGGGATCGGTTTATCAAAAGTGCATGGAAATTTTGAAAAACCAGATATCTTTACCTAAAATTACATTTATTAACTCCTTTGCTGACCACCCTGCTGTCATCCAGGCCTTTTGCCATGTTGCTCTTAAGAATAACTTGGAAGAATACGATCATTTCTTATTCAGTTTTCATGGTCTTCCTCAGAGGCAAGTGATAAAAGCTGATAAAAATAATTACTGTTTAAAGTCGCAAAGCTGCTGCCAACAGGCTTGCCAAGAAAATGCTGATTGTTACTCGGCCCAATGTCATCTTACGGCCCATGCAATCATAAAACAACTCCATCTGCCTACTGAAAAGACTAGCTTAGCCTTTCAGTCACGCCTAGGCAAAGATCCATGGTTAGAACCTTTTACCCCTCATGTGATCAAGCAGCTTGCAAGGCAAAATAAAAAGAAAATTTTGGTATTTTGTCCCTCATTTGTGTGTGATTGCCTAGAAACAACCTTTGAAATTGGTGTGGAATATGCGGAAGAATTTAAGAAAATGGGAGGGGAACGCTTAGATATTGTTCAAGGGCTTAATGATGAAACTATATGGATAAAAGCTCTTGAAAAAATTGTAAGGGAAAACAGCTCGCCATTTTAA
- a CDS encoding MBL fold metallo-hydrolase, giving the protein MANSSNKDLMESNFEGLIPGPAESDQSFAKRVAYCLNLNSQITHGLPQEFPFMVEESCFSADILKEGCQEIQKLYDIFPTWVPLFFSNYKLFPWHGGCAWIFQQKDDDPAHPLLQLRKNLQNSTHYGKFYTRKELIAHELSHVGRMMFEEPIFEEILAYRSAPSRFRRFFGPIIQTSRESLIFVFLLVLVVALDILALEQESKTFFYLFKLGQLSIISSILYALIRLCFRQYQFKVALKKLRQLALNKNAADAIIYRLTDAEIIHFSRLSPQEIYAYAFERKGNSLRWKLIYKAYLSKHRLSDHYDGCIYHNNPPTQRSFKDFIHWMWKSKPRRWPESIPLDQLAKPLTQLNDDQLKLTFVNHATILIQWGNINILTDPIWSKRCSPFSWVGPKRAHSPGIRFEDLPPIHLVLLSHNHYDHMDIPTLRRIQAQHHPKFIAGLGNKNYLKKKGLKEIYELDWWETIEANSLEIIFTPARHFSMRNPFNKNKTLWGGFIIRKNLELIYFAGDTGYAQVFEKIKARFGSPRISLLPIGAYKPRWFMEPFHMSPSDAVKAHIDLASKKSMAIHFGTFRLSDEAIDDPEKQLKLALKFYRLAEEDFLVLKPGKTYQG; this is encoded by the coding sequence ATGGCAAATTCTTCTAATAAAGATCTGATGGAAAGTAATTTTGAAGGCTTAATTCCCGGGCCTGCTGAAAGTGATCAATCCTTTGCTAAGAGGGTAGCCTACTGCTTGAATTTAAACAGCCAGATTACCCACGGGCTGCCTCAAGAATTCCCCTTTATGGTAGAAGAATCTTGCTTTTCCGCCGATATTTTAAAAGAAGGGTGCCAAGAAATACAGAAGCTCTATGATATATTTCCTACGTGGGTGCCTCTTTTCTTTAGTAATTACAAATTATTTCCCTGGCATGGCGGATGCGCATGGATTTTTCAACAGAAAGATGATGATCCGGCTCATCCTCTTCTGCAGCTAAGAAAGAATTTACAAAATTCTACCCATTATGGGAAATTTTATACCCGTAAGGAATTAATAGCTCATGAATTGTCGCACGTAGGGCGGATGATGTTCGAAGAGCCTATCTTCGAAGAAATTTTAGCTTACCGCTCTGCCCCATCACGCTTTAGAAGGTTTTTTGGGCCCATCATTCAAACCTCCCGCGAAAGCCTAATTTTTGTTTTTCTTCTTGTTTTAGTGGTTGCTTTAGATATCTTAGCCCTTGAACAGGAAAGTAAAACTTTCTTCTATCTTTTTAAATTAGGGCAATTATCCATTATAAGCTCGATTCTATATGCTTTAATACGTTTATGTTTTCGGCAGTACCAATTTAAAGTAGCCCTTAAAAAGTTGCGACAGCTAGCCTTAAATAAAAACGCTGCCGATGCTATTATTTATCGACTTACCGATGCAGAAATTATTCATTTTAGCCGTTTATCTCCCCAAGAAATTTATGCTTATGCTTTTGAAAGAAAAGGTAACTCGCTACGTTGGAAACTTATCTATAAAGCTTATCTAAGCAAACACCGCCTTTCTGATCATTATGATGGCTGTATTTATCACAATAACCCTCCCACTCAGCGCTCTTTTAAAGATTTTATTCACTGGATGTGGAAAAGCAAGCCTAGAAGATGGCCTGAAAGCATTCCTTTAGACCAGCTTGCCAAACCTCTTACCCAGCTCAATGATGATCAGCTTAAGCTTACCTTCGTTAATCATGCTACTATACTGATTCAGTGGGGAAATATCAATATACTTACCGATCCAATTTGGTCTAAACGTTGCAGTCCATTCTCGTGGGTAGGACCTAAAAGAGCGCACTCACCGGGTATACGCTTTGAAGATTTACCTCCCATTCATCTCGTGCTTCTAAGTCATAATCACTACGATCACATGGATATACCTACTCTGCGCCGAATACAAGCCCAGCATCATCCTAAATTTATCGCCGGACTAGGTAATAAGAATTATCTCAAGAAAAAAGGCTTGAAAGAGATCTATGAACTTGATTGGTGGGAAACAATCGAAGCAAACAGCCTTGAGATTATCTTTACCCCTGCTAGACATTTTAGCATGCGAAATCCCTTTAATAAAAATAAGACGCTCTGGGGAGGCTTTATCATAAGGAAAAATCTAGAGTTAATTTATTTTGCAGGAGATACAGGCTATGCCCAGGTTTTTGAGAAAATTAAAGCTAGATTTGGCTCTCCTCGGATTTCTTTATTGCCTATTGGAGCCTATAAACCCCGTTGGTTTATGGAGCCTTTTCATATGTCTCCTTCTGATGCCGTCAAAGCGCATATAGATTTAGCCTCTAAAAAAAGTATGGCTATACATTTTGGAACCTTTCGGCTTTCCGATGAAGCCATTGATGATCCGGAGAAACAGCTTAAATTGGCCTTAAAATTTTATCGTCTTGCTGAAGAAGACTTTCTCGTGCTCAAGCCTGGCAAAACCTATCAAGGATAA
- a CDS encoding HAD-IB family hydrolase, translating to MANPSPSIIAAFDFDGTLTYRDSFLPFLNFVVGSTLKRKNLCLESFHFFQYLLGYLSRQQLKEALLTRFLKGKGRREMKMYAERYAKEFLPTLLRPQAIDRIRWHKNQGHRCVLISANLDIYLKPWGQAVGFDNIIASRVAFSPQGYLTGCLQGLNCRGAEKVRRLIEEEGPTKNYILYAYGDSQGDRELLQCANFSFYRRLN from the coding sequence ATGGCAAATCCTTCCCCTTCTATCATCGCAGCCTTCGACTTCGACGGAACTTTAACATACCGCGATTCTTTTTTACCCTTTTTAAATTTTGTAGTCGGTTCGACGCTTAAAAGGAAAAACCTTTGTTTAGAAAGCTTTCATTTTTTCCAATATCTTTTAGGATATCTCTCTCGTCAACAGCTTAAAGAAGCTTTGCTTACTCGTTTTTTAAAGGGAAAAGGACGTCGGGAGATGAAGATGTATGCCGAGAGATATGCTAAAGAATTTTTACCTACACTCCTTCGTCCTCAGGCTATAGATAGAATCCGTTGGCATAAAAATCAAGGACATCGTTGTGTTTTAATAAGTGCTAATCTCGATATTTACTTAAAACCCTGGGGGCAAGCGGTAGGCTTTGATAATATCATTGCTTCGCGTGTAGCTTTTTCACCTCAAGGTTATCTCACAGGATGCTTACAAGGGTTAAATTGCCGAGGAGCAGAAAAGGTTCGCCGTTTAATAGAGGAAGAAGGGCCTACGAAAAACTATATTTTGTATGCTTATGGTGACAGCCAGGGAGATCGGGAGCTATTACAGTGCGCTAACTTTTCTTTTTATCGTCGATTAAATTAA
- a CDS encoding SDR family NAD(P)-dependent oxidoreductase, producing MKHVLITGAAGFIGFHLAKALKKRGDHVIGVDNFNNYYDPLLKRARAKEVEKQGIALLEGDITDTNLLYELIAHHQISHLVHLAAQAGVRYSLENPQAYVKANIEGFLNVLETCRQFPGLQLVYASSSSVYGLNQKIPFSIEDRTDHQASLYGVTKKANELMASTYYHLYQIPITGLRFFTVYGPWGRPDMAYFQFTKSILEGKPIHIFNHGKMRRDFTYIDDIVQGIESSIDRKGKNEIFNLGNHQPVDLLKMVEIIEESVGKKAEKIFVPMQPGDVLETYADIQVSQQILGFLPKTTLEEGIPQFVKWYLNYWATKTA from the coding sequence ATGAAACATGTTTTAATTACTGGCGCTGCTGGCTTCATAGGCTTTCACTTGGCTAAAGCGTTGAAAAAGCGCGGAGATCATGTTATTGGTGTAGATAATTTTAATAATTATTATGACCCCTTGCTCAAAAGAGCACGGGCTAAGGAGGTAGAAAAACAGGGGATTGCTTTGCTTGAAGGGGACATCACCGATACTAACCTTTTATACGAGCTAATTGCCCACCATCAAATTAGCCATCTTGTCCATTTAGCGGCACAAGCAGGAGTGCGTTATTCTTTAGAAAATCCTCAAGCTTATGTGAAGGCAAACATTGAAGGCTTCCTAAATGTTTTAGAAACTTGCCGTCAATTTCCAGGCCTTCAATTAGTATATGCTTCCTCTTCTTCAGTTTATGGATTAAACCAAAAGATACCCTTCTCTATAGAGGATCGAACGGATCATCAGGCTAGCCTATATGGGGTAACAAAAAAAGCTAACGAACTCATGGCTTCTACTTATTACCATTTATATCAAATCCCTATTACAGGATTACGCTTTTTTACTGTATATGGCCCTTGGGGGCGCCCCGATATGGCTTACTTCCAATTCACTAAGTCTATCCTTGAGGGAAAACCTATCCACATTTTTAACCATGGCAAGATGAGAAGAGACTTTACCTATATAGATGATATTGTACAAGGTATTGAATCTTCGATAGATCGGAAGGGCAAAAATGAAATTTTTAATCTAGGTAATCATCAGCCGGTAGATCTTTTAAAAATGGTAGAAATCATTGAGGAAAGTGTAGGCAAAAAAGCTGAAAAGATATTTGTACCTATGCAGCCTGGGGATGTCTTAGAAACTTATGCTGATATACAGGTGAGCCAACAGATATTAGGATTTTTGCCTAAAACCACGCTTGAGGAAGGAATTCCTCAGTTCGTGAAATGGTATCTAAATTATTGGGCTACAAAAACGGCTTAG